CCGGGCGCACCGGCGAACCGTGCGCGTCGACCAGGCGGATCTTCCAGGTCTTCATGGCAAGGGTCTGACCGCCATGCGTCCAGAACCAGACGAAGTACGCGCCGAGCACGAGGAACAGCCAGGTTTGCATGGCGTGACGGTACATCAGGCCGCTGCGTTGTTGCGTCAGGGCACTGAAGAGGTAGCCCGCAAGGAAGAGTACGCCAAAGAGCAGCAGCGACTCGTAGACCATCGAGAGCAGACGGCGACGCAGCGTCGGCACGGCATAGCTTTGCTGCTCGGCGCTGTCCTGCGTGTTGGGCCTGTCGGGCGTGCCGGCAGCCGGGGACGAATGAGACGAACGAGGCGGCTTGGCAGGCTGAGTCGTAGCGGAGTCGGTCATCGCGGCGTGGTCTGAGGTCTTGTTGTCGAAGGCGAGTGGCGGCCCGGTTTGCATCCCGCAGCATGCGTTCGCTGATATGGCGTCGCCCATTATGCGGAAGATTAGGCGGATGGGCCAGCCAGCCTTGGTGGCCTCACGCGGGCGCCAAATGCAAACGGCCGCCCGAAGGCGGCCGTCCACTGTCATGCAGGCTGACGCTTCACGTCAGTTGTGGTGATACAGATCCGAGTTGAAGGTGTCCGCATTCTTGTCGCCGTTGGCCGGGGCGACGCTGGCCGCACCGTTGCTGGCGGCGGATGGATTGGACGCAGCGGGTGACGACGAGCCTGACGCCGGTGCCGGAAGGGCGGCCGACGGGCTCGACGCGACCGGTGTGGGTACAGGCAACGCACCGTTCCTCGATGCGGCAGCGCCATCCTTGCGGTGCACGGCAGCGTACGGATTCTTCACACCGGAACGGCCCGTGGGCGGGGCGCTGACCACGTTGGGACGGTTGGCCTGCTTCTTGTCGTCCGCGGCCAGGCGCTTTTTCTGTTCTTCCGTGAGCTGCTGGTACTGCTGCCAGACTTGCGCCTTGCGCTCGGGCGGCAGGGTCTTGGCGTTCTGATAGCTTTCGCGGGCCAGTTGGCGCTGCTCAGGCGTCAGGCGCACCCAGTCGGCCATGCGGTCGTGCAGACGCTTGCGGCTTTCGGGCGACAACGTCTGGAAACGCTTGGCAATCTCGACCCACTTCTCGCGCTGACGCTCGCTCATCCGGTTCCAGTCCTGGGCGAGCGGGGCGAGGGCTTCCTGCTGTGCGGCATTGAGCTTTGCCCACGCACCGCCCGGTGAGGGCAGGGCGGCCAGCGGCGCGCTGGCTGCGGCGGGTTGGCTGGCCGTGAGCGTACCGACGGGGCCGGAGGCCGCCGCGCCGTTGCCGGATGCGGTGGCGCCGTCCATCACCGGCGGCACGTCAGACACCGGTTCGGGGGCTTGCGAGCGGCGCAGCGCTGCCGTGCCGGCAAGAGCGGCGACGACTAGCGCGGCGACCAGAAAAAGTACGTTGCGTCGCGTCACTGGCTGGTCTTGGATGGGGGGACTACTGGGCACGCTTCACGTAAGCGTTGAAACCATGATCGGCATAAGCCGACAGCGGCAGTTCGTCGCTCAATACGGCAGCGTCGATATCTGCCAGATCCTGAATATGCTGCTGATGTTCCCAGTACGCTATGCCTGCCAGACCGATCACCAGTGCGGCGAGCGGCCAGAGCAGGCCCAGACGGCCCAGTTTGTCGAACGCGCGACGCGGCCCGCCGATATCCGGCGATTGCATGCCGCCCACACCCGCGAGCACCAGCGCCGGTTGCACAACGGCCACCGGTTCGGGCTTCTTGCGGGCGAGCGCCTCCTGGCGCGCGGCGGCCAGCCGGGCCGCGATGTTCGGCGACGGTGCCTCGGACGCCTCGTCCAATGCCAGTCGCACGCGATGTGCGAAGCGAATTTCCCTCGTTTCCAGATCGTGACTCATAACCTGATCCCTTTTGCCTTCAACGCCTGTGCCAACGCGTGAGTGGCACGCGAGCAGTGCGTCTTGACGCTGCCTTCCGAGCACCCCATCGTGGCGGCGGTCTCGGCAACGTCCATGTCTTCCCAGTAACGCATGAGGAAGGCTTCTCGTTGACGTGTCGGTAGTTTCTGTATTTCCGCTTCGATGAGCGTGAGGATTTCGGCACGCGAAACCGAGTCTTCGCTGCTCTCGGTTTGCACAGACCCATCCTCGCCCAGCAAGGTTTCCAGCGGGTCGAAGTCGTCGCGGTCGTCGTCGCCGGGGCCGGCGAGGTTGGAGAACAGCGTGACCCACGTGTTGCGCACCTTCTGGCGGCGGAAATAGTCGTGAATGGTGTTCTGGAGAATGCGCGTGAACAGCAGCGGCAGGTCGGACGGCGGCTTGTCACCGTACTTCTCGGCCAAACGGATCATCGCATCCTGAACGATATCGAGGGCGGCCTCGTCGTCGCGTACGGCATAGACGGCCTGCTTGAAAGCGCGCCGTTCGATGCCCGCGAGAAAATCCGCCAGTTCCTTGTCAGATGCCATCCGGTGGGGTACACGCAGCGTCGGCCGCTGCGCCTGTGAAATGCCGTGTAAGCGTAAAGATTACGTAAAGATCGCGTAGTCGGTGCGGATGCTACCAAAAACGCGCCTGCCTGTAACCGCTTTTGCTTCCGGTTGTGTCGCGTTGTGTCGAGTTAGGTCGGTCGGACCGGTGCCGCCTTCCTATCATGTGAGGATTGTGCACCAGCGTGGGGACGCACGCCGCAGGGTGTGGGAATTTTGCGAACCGGACTTCGCGATCATGCTGCAAATGCATAAACTTGCTTGACCATTTTGCTGCAAACCGGTAACGTTGCCAGTTCGCAATATCTGTGATTGTCTCAATATCGGCACACCCATCAGGTGGGTCCATCATTCAGACGCGCAGCTTGAGCCCGGACCACAAGTTCGCGGGGAGAGCACCCAATCAAAATTTTTGCCGAAACTTTGAAAGGTCGACGATGAACATGCCAAGCGCGGAATTCTCCGAGGCGGAAGCTACACGCCACCAAAATACTTCTGAAGACATGATTGGCGCCGAGATCCTCGTGCGCTCGCTTCAAGAAGAAGGGGTCGAACATCTGTGGGGTTATCCCGGCGGTTCGGTTCTCTACATCTACGACGAACTCTACAAGCAGGACAAGATCCAGCACATTCTGGTGCGCCATGAGCAGGCAGCCGTGCATGCGGCCGACGCTTATTCGCGTTCCACCGACAAAGTCGGCGTGTGTCTCGTGACGTCTGGCCCGGGCGTGACCAATGCTGTCACCGGGATTGCCACGGCGTACATGGATTCGATCCCGCTCGTCATCATCACCGGGCAGGTGCCCACGGCCGCGATTGGTCAGGACGCCTTCCAGGAGTGCGACACGGTCGGTATCACCCGTCCCTGCGTCAAGCACAACTTCCTTGTGAAGGACGTGCGCGACCTCGCTGCCACCATCAAGAAAGCCTTCTATATCGCCAAGACGGGCCGTCCGGGTCCGGTGCTGGTCGACATTCCGAAGGACGTTTCCAAGGCACGTTGCCGCTTTGAATATCCGAAGACGGTGTCGCTGCGCTCGTACAACCCGGTGACGAAGGGCCATTCGGGCCAGATCCGCAAGGCCATGAGCCTGCTGCTCTCGGCCAAGCGTCCCTACATCTACACCGGCGGCGGCATCATTCTGGCCGACGCGTCGAAGGAACTGAACCAGTTCTGCGACCTGCTTGGCTATCCGGTGACCAATACGCTCATGGGCCTGGGCGGGTATCGCGCGAGCGATCCCAAATTCCTCGGCATGCTGGGCATGCACGGCACGTACGAAGCCAACATGGCCATGCAGCACTGCGACGTGCTCATCGCCATCGGTGCGCGCTTCGATGACCGTGTGATCGGCAACCCGGAACACTTCTCGTCGACCGCCCGCAAGATCATTCACATCGATATCGACCCGTCGTCGATTTCCAAGCGTGTGAAGGTCGACATTCCGATCGTCGGCGACGTGAAGGAAGTGCTGCGCGAGATGATCGAGAATCTGCAAACCGCCGAGCACGGCCCGGATACCGGGGCACTTGCCGACTGGTGGAAGCAGATCGAGGAATGGCGTTCGCGCGATTGCCTCGCCTTCGATCGCAAGAGCGAGATCATCAAGCCGCAACATGTGGTCGAGACCTACTGGAAGCTCACTGACGGTGAAGCCTTCGTGTGCTCGGACGTCGGCCAGCATCAGATGTGGGCCGCTCAGTACTATCGCTTCAACAAGCCGCGCCGCTGGATCAACTCGGGCGGGCTGGGAACGATGGGCTTCGGCTTGCCGGCGGCGATGGGCGTGAAGATGGCGCATCCGGACGCAGAAGTTGCCTGTATTACCGGCGAAGGCTCGATCCAGATGTGCATTCAGGAGCTCTCGACGTGCCTGCAATACCGCACGCCGGTCAAGATCCTGTCGCTCAACAACCGCTATCTGGGCATGGTTCGTCAGTGGCAGCAGATCGAATACAGCAAGCGTTACTCCAGTTCGTACATGGACGCGCTGCCGGACTTCGTGAAGCTCGCCGAGGCGTACGGTCATGTGGGGATGCGTATCGAGAAGTCGTCGGACGTCGAGCCGGCACTGCGCGAGGCGCTGGCCCTGAAGGACCGCACGGTATTCATGGATTTCCAAACGGATCCCACCGAAAACGTCTGGCCGATGGTTCAGGCGGGCAAGGGCATCAGCGAGATGCTGCTCGGTTCGGAAGATCTGTAAGACGAAGCGGCACGTACGCGCTGCCAGTCGCTGCCGGCATGGCCGGGGCACGGGCGCGACGTCCCCAACAAGGACAATCCGGGATACACCATGAGGCACATTATTTCTGTTTTGCTCGAAAACGAGCCGGGCGCGCTGTCGCGCGTGGTCGGGCTGTTTTCTGCACGTGGCTACAATATCGAGACCCTCACCGTTGCGCCGACCGAAGACCGGTCGCTCTCACGCATGACGGTGGTCACGACCGGCTCCGATGACGTCATCGAGCAGATCACGAAGCACCTGAACCGGCTCATCGAAGTGGTGAAGGTGGTCGATCTGACCGAGGGCGCGCATATCGAGCGCGAACTCATGCTGATCAAGGTTCGCGCGGTAGGCAAAGAGCGGGAAGAGATGAAGCGGATGTCGGATATTTTCCGCGGCCGCATCATTGACGTTACGGAAAAGACCTATACGATTGAGCTCACCGGAAATTCGTCGAAGCTTGACGCATTTATCGAAGGGCTCGACCAGACGGCGATTCTCGAGACGGTTCGTACCGGTGGCTCGGGCATTGGGCGCGGCGAGCGCATCCTGAAGGTCTGACCGGCAACGGCAACGCGGTAAGCGGATTTCGATCCATTCTGATTTCAGTTTATTTTTGGTAATACGGGACACTCCAAATGAAAGTTTTCTACGACAAAGACGCCGACCTCTCCCTCATCAAGGGCAAGCAAGTCACGATCATCGGTTACGGCTCGCAAGGCCACGCCCACGCACAGAACCTGAAGGACAGCGGCGTGAACGTGACGGTCGGTCTTCGCAAAGACGGCGCTTCGTGGAACAAGGCAGTCAACGCTGGCCTGAACACCAAGGAAGTGGCGGAAGCCGTGAAGTCGGCCGATATCGTCATGATGCTGCTGCCGGATGAGCAAATCGCCGACGTGTACAAGAACGAAGTGCACGCCAACATCAAGGAAGGCGCTGCGCTGGCCTTCGCGCACGGCTTCAACGTGCACTACGGCTGCGTGATCCCGCGTGCGGACCTCGACGTCATCATGATCGCCCCGAAGGCACCGGGCCACACGGTGCGCTCGACGTACTCGCAAGGTGGCGGCGTGCCGCACCTGATCGCCGTGGCACAAGACAAGTCGGGCGCTGCTCGTGACATCGCGCTGTCGTACGCTGCCGCTAACGGCGGTGGCCGTGCCGGCATCATCGAAACGAACTTCCGCGAAGAAACGGAAACCGACCTGTTCGGCGAACAAGCCGTGCTGTGCGGCGGTACCGTCGAGCTGATCAAGGCCGGTTTCGAAACGCTGGTCGAAGCCGGTTACGCGCCGGAAATGGCCTACTTCGAGTGCCTGCACGAACTGAAGCTGATCGTCGACCTGATCTATGAAGGCGGCATCGCCAACATGAACTACTCGATCTCGAACAACGCCGAATACGGCGAGTACGTCACCGGCCCGCGCGTCGTGACGGAAGAGACGAAGAAGGCCATGAAGCAGTGCCTGACCGACATCCAGACCGGCGAGTACGCCAAGTCGTTCATCCTGGAAAACAAGGCAGGCGCTCCGACCCTGATCTCGCGTCGTCGTATCACGGCCGAGCACCAGATCGAGCAAGTGGGCGGCAAGCTGCGCGCAATGATGCCGTGGATCGCCAAGAACAAGCTGGTCGACCAGTCGAAGAACTAAGTTCTCTGAACTGACGTCGCTGACCGCCTGTTTTGCCGTAGCTGTCGCTGCGGTAAAACGGGCGGTTTTTTTATGACATCCGCGTGTCGGTTGGGGAAAAAGTGTCGCCGTGTCGCGCGCATTGCTACAATGCCGCCACGCCACGGTTTGGTCCAAAGCAGGCCGACCCGCTCACTCAACCGTTTTACCAAGGACGCGAGTTCAATCGCATGAATTATCCTCACCCGATCATCGCCCGCGAGGGCTGGCCCTTCCTGGGTATCGCCGTCGCCGTCGCGCTCGTCGTGCATTTTATGGCTGGCGTGTTTTGGGCCGCGCCGTTCTGGGTGATCGCCCTGTTCGTATTGCAGTTCTTCCGCGACCCGCCGCGTGAAGTGCCGCAGCAGGCCAATGCCGTGCTGTCCCCGGCAGACGGTCGCATCGTGGCCATCGAAACCACGCAGGACCCGTATGCAGGCCGTGAAGCGCTG
This window of the Pandoraea sputorum genome carries:
- a CDS encoding RDD family protein, which produces MTDSATTQPAKPPRSSHSSPAAGTPDRPNTQDSAEQQSYAVPTLRRRLLSMVYESLLLFGVLFLAGYLFSALTQQRSGLMYRHAMQTWLFLVLGAYFVWFWTHGGQTLAMKTWKIRLVDAHGSPVRPGRAVLRYVLAWLWVLPAMALDWALGLTGWNSVALLAGWLVIWALAMRVMPDHQFVHDRLAGTRLVSVLGK
- a CDS encoding DUF3106 domain-containing protein; this encodes MTRRNVLFLVAALVVAALAGTAALRRSQAPEPVSDVPPVMDGATASGNGAAASGPVGTLTASQPAAASAPLAALPSPGGAWAKLNAAQQEALAPLAQDWNRMSERQREKWVEIAKRFQTLSPESRKRLHDRMADWVRLTPEQRQLARESYQNAKTLPPERKAQVWQQYQQLTEEQKKRLAADDKKQANRPNVVSAPPTGRSGVKNPYAAVHRKDGAAASRNGALPVPTPVASSPSAALPAPASGSSSPAASNPSAASNGAASVAPANGDKNADTFNSDLYHHN
- a CDS encoding DUF3619 family protein, translating into MSHDLETREIRFAHRVRLALDEASEAPSPNIAARLAAARQEALARKKPEPVAVVQPALVLAGVGGMQSPDIGGPRRAFDKLGRLGLLWPLAALVIGLAGIAYWEHQQHIQDLADIDAAVLSDELPLSAYADHGFNAYVKRAQ
- a CDS encoding RNA polymerase sigma factor; translation: MASDKELADFLAGIERRAFKQAVYAVRDDEAALDIVQDAMIRLAEKYGDKPPSDLPLLFTRILQNTIHDYFRRQKVRNTWVTLFSNLAGPGDDDRDDFDPLETLLGEDGSVQTESSEDSVSRAEILTLIEAEIQKLPTRQREAFLMRYWEDMDVAETAATMGCSEGSVKTHCSRATHALAQALKAKGIRL
- a CDS encoding acetolactate synthase 3 catalytic subunit; this encodes MNMPSAEFSEAEATRHQNTSEDMIGAEILVRSLQEEGVEHLWGYPGGSVLYIYDELYKQDKIQHILVRHEQAAVHAADAYSRSTDKVGVCLVTSGPGVTNAVTGIATAYMDSIPLVIITGQVPTAAIGQDAFQECDTVGITRPCVKHNFLVKDVRDLAATIKKAFYIAKTGRPGPVLVDIPKDVSKARCRFEYPKTVSLRSYNPVTKGHSGQIRKAMSLLLSAKRPYIYTGGGIILADASKELNQFCDLLGYPVTNTLMGLGGYRASDPKFLGMLGMHGTYEANMAMQHCDVLIAIGARFDDRVIGNPEHFSSTARKIIHIDIDPSSISKRVKVDIPIVGDVKEVLREMIENLQTAEHGPDTGALADWWKQIEEWRSRDCLAFDRKSEIIKPQHVVETYWKLTDGEAFVCSDVGQHQMWAAQYYRFNKPRRWINSGGLGTMGFGLPAAMGVKMAHPDAEVACITGEGSIQMCIQELSTCLQYRTPVKILSLNNRYLGMVRQWQQIEYSKRYSSSYMDALPDFVKLAEAYGHVGMRIEKSSDVEPALREALALKDRTVFMDFQTDPTENVWPMVQAGKGISEMLLGSEDL
- the ilvN gene encoding acetolactate synthase small subunit, whose amino-acid sequence is MRHIISVLLENEPGALSRVVGLFSARGYNIETLTVAPTEDRSLSRMTVVTTGSDDVIEQITKHLNRLIEVVKVVDLTEGAHIERELMLIKVRAVGKEREEMKRMSDIFRGRIIDVTEKTYTIELTGNSSKLDAFIEGLDQTAILETVRTGGSGIGRGERILKV
- the ilvC gene encoding ketol-acid reductoisomerase, giving the protein MKVFYDKDADLSLIKGKQVTIIGYGSQGHAHAQNLKDSGVNVTVGLRKDGASWNKAVNAGLNTKEVAEAVKSADIVMMLLPDEQIADVYKNEVHANIKEGAALAFAHGFNVHYGCVIPRADLDVIMIAPKAPGHTVRSTYSQGGGVPHLIAVAQDKSGAARDIALSYAAANGGGRAGIIETNFREETETDLFGEQAVLCGGTVELIKAGFETLVEAGYAPEMAYFECLHELKLIVDLIYEGGIANMNYSISNNAEYGEYVTGPRVVTEETKKAMKQCLTDIQTGEYAKSFILENKAGAPTLISRRRITAEHQIEQVGGKLRAMMPWIAKNKLVDQSKN